The nucleotide sequence GTGGTGTGGCTATTTGCCTATACtgcaggcctatgatatgaaggcagCACGCACTGGCGCTCCAACTGACTGACAGTTGAATTTAAGGTGAGGAAGTACATTTTAGGCCTATCAGAGTCcaatataatgcttatctttataaaaaatatattctgatctAAAAAATAACTTATTAGTCTCTTTCTGTTGCCCGATATATGTATAGCAAACGCAGTAGCCCATCTGACAAGAATAAAGAAATGCATGTTGGTGTCATAGCATGTCGCCGGCatatctctatttctctctgggGCTAGGACTAACCTGGCTTGTCttcttttatatttattttttaaatattaataTCATACAGTGGACGCCTAAGACTATAGGCCAATGCATGCAATGTCCTGATGCATTTAGTGCTCAAATCTCTGACAGGCTATGTAGCGTCAATTTTTTATTTCTCACTTTTACCAAATGGAACCTTTTTATATCCTCTAGATGGCAGTGTCAGACAGAAAATTATCCAGATCATCTGAACGATCAGTTTCTTTAGTGTATTCTGAAATAGTTGTCAGAATGTCAGTCTCATGGGCCCCTTTCATATTTATCTCATCTTCATGTCCTCTTTACATGACGCTGATGCTGCATCGTGACTCCTGTACTGAGTCATGGCTGCTGCCTGAAACAAGTAATAGGGGTCCCTTGTGAAAATCAATAACCTTTTAAAACACACACTATGTGTGTTGTTGGCAGTGTTATGAGTAACACACTATTATACCCCCAAGTCCAGTAAACCAGTAAAAACAGAAGAGCATCATATTTAACACAGCCTCTGCAGTATAAAAATAACCAATCAAGGGATAAGAGTCAAGTTCATGTGAGATCCAGCACTTATGTGAGGTGTGTCTCATTCCTCCCATTCTAGAATGAAGAGATGGCCAGTCCAGGTCTCCTGATTCCCCAGTTCCAGACCCAGTCCCCTTTCAGTCAGCCTGATGGGGCAGAACTGGGTACCAGTGAATTGTATGAATTAATTTGTTTGCCTGGAAAGGTGAGCTGCCAGAGGTGCTCAATAATTCGGTGTTCGTAACAGACGTTGCCTCAGCAGGTGAACACGCAACACCACGGCTGACTGATACACACTGTCGAAACAAAAGGCAGGGTCTCATTGTTATTATTGTAAAAGGATCTGTGGAAACTACAGCGTACCCTTGTTATCCCTCTAGTCTCAACTGTACTAGTTTGGCACAGAAAGAAACACTAAGTAGTTTTAACCTTGACTAATTTAGTTCCTGGTGATATTTGACCTTCTCAAATGAAATGGGTTAGTTCAGAGTCTTTATCACAGGTTTTACCCTCTGAGTGATTGTTCACAGCATTTATCTGCTCTCTCTTTTATCCATTATTGATGGAGGTGTAACTGAGGATGCCAATTTGGCTTCAAGGCTTATTAAACGTACACCTGATAATAGCTGTTATAAATGACGTGGAAGGGATCTAATGAACACTGGAGGAAGTCTGGATCACCTGTCAGGGAAAAGCAGTTATTCTGATAAGTGTGGATGAACAGAGATGGCAAGAGTTTCCACATGCTGTGATGTAGAGATGATAAGCCACAGAGTAATACAGTAAACTCAGTGCTTGACTTTACTGAAATACAGTAGGTtctggtactcattttgggtgccggtaccGTTTATATTTAAGTGCAGGAgttccacaatacttttgagcttatacagtattctataagaggtgcaggacctcaagcagtagaacattttaggtgccggtactcagctctgGTAAGCTCTTTACTCAGTCAAGCACTGAGTAAACTCCTGATTAGGGCACATTGGAAAATTGGAAACCCACATTGTTAGAAACCCACATGTTAGAATTTGGGACATGGATCTTTTTCTGGATGACAaaattgtaaaataaatgtattgcTAACCACTGCAATACTCCGATCTTTGGTTGCCCTCATCCCTTTCTCAGTTTTTATCACTCCGTAATTGACCTATGCACTCGTACCTGAGAGAGAAGGATAgcacacctagacacacacacacacacacacacacacacacacacacacacacacacacacacacacacacacacacacacacacacacacacacacacacacacacacacacacacacacacacacacacacacacacagaggcatatTTTATTACCATCCTCCACAGGCAGCGAGTgtgcgagggagggagggggagggagagagagggagagagagacgagtgCACATAGACAGACGGAGCAAGCAAGATAGATATATAGGAGCGCTAGAgccagagaagaagaaaaagagtGAGCACACAAgaaagacagcaagagagagggtgggagtgaGAGCaccagagacagagggagagatagaaagaaagagagacagctgTGTGTTTCCTCAGCTGTTTTACCCGAGGCCATGGCAGGCATGGCGTCGGAGCCAGTCACCCAGTCCAGGGTGATGTTCCAGTCCGCAGATAAAAAAGAGGAGCCTACGCATCGCAAACTGGGCAAGCTGACCGTCAAATACAACCGCAAGGACCTGCAGAGGAGGCTGGATATTGAGGAGTGGATCGACAATCAGCTGCACCTGCTCTTCGACTATGAGGTAGGTCGTGCACGGCTGCTGCTGGCACAGTTAGGTCCCAGGGTCTGTGTGGGTAGATTTATTACTGCATTATCAGCCTTGTAGATACACATTATCTGACCATCATATCAGGATGACTATACATcatattacattatttatatccTTTCTGAAAATCTGTATCACTGTATGGACATACATACCGCATTCCAGAGTAACACAACATTATctatctaacataaatatattaATTGGCTAATACAATCACCCCTTTCCTTATTATAAACCCTTATACACAGACAGTACTATAGTGGCACGCAGCATCTGTCCTCAGAAGATGAGAATCTACTCCCTTCTGTGACACTGGTTCAGACAGGGCAGCAAATCCCTGTTGTCTCTGGTCAGTTTGCAGTCTGAGACTTCTAAGAACTTGAGAGGTTTACTGCTTAGATCTCGGCAGGGAGGTTGTCTGCAGAACTGCTTACGGCCAGGATTGCACACCACAAATGGAGGGACTGGGCATTAGCATAATTGATTCCAAGATTAGGGAGTGGGATCCCTGTGTGGAGATCGTAGGACCCCCCCCCCCGTGTCATCACTGCACTGCAATTTGGTGGGGGGAAATCCAATTATAATCAGAGGCTGCATCGATTTGCTGGGAAGTCTCTGGGGATGCCATGGCAACAGAAGACTGGCTCCCACGTGAAGAGGAACGGCACAGAGGAGTCAGAGGGATGTCTTCACGCACTTCAATTATTCTCCACTGCCAAGAAACACTGCATATGGCATACTGATGCTGCAGGGCATGAGAGAGCATCACGTGTGAGGGGTGTCCTCATTAAAGTTCCTGAAAatagctacagatgtaggatcgtaATTTGATCCCTCTTTTGCTGCTGATAATGTTCCTGCgtagcaggaaatgcaaacttgtagtgtattccaggtttaaaaaggcttctaaagtttgtaatgtTCACTTTAATTAATTTgtcctaacaaaaaatgtatcaacaccTACAAAAAAAGTCAATtaattataatacacataataattcacatttcctgttgctgcaggattattttcctgctgtagcaaactggctcaaattaagatcctacatctgtatatgtaGGGCTAGGAGGTTTCCCAGTCAGGTCATGTAGTCTTGAAAAACTCAGGTTCCTAGCTATAACATTGAGGTAAGAGGACAGGATTCAGGTTAATGTAGTGACCTGTTGAGTTTATGATCAGGTCCAAATGAACACAGACAGCAGCATATCCTCAGTGGCAACACCTATCCAGGTACATGCATCCAAAGTGCATAGTCAGAGAGGGCAGTGACGGGCCGTTCGGCCAGGGCATCAGGTTCAACCAGATTCCATTCTACACactgagatgggagggagagacaTTCATTACAGCCAGTCTGGTGGCAGACAGACACCCAACGTCTCGTCTCGGCTCATACTCCACATTTCCCTCAGAACAGGCAATGGCTGGCGTTTTGTAAGGATTGCATTAAACCTGTCTCCTAAATATATTCCACTCAGCAGCGCAAATATTTGCCGATCCCATTAACTGCTTATTTCTCTGGTAATATATGCAAAGATCCCTGAAAGGCGGTGGGTTGAAATGATGCCTGAATCTCAGAAAAAATAATAGAGGATTATGGTTAAAGAAGAATCTCTATGCTGCTTTACAAATTATGCTAGGTCAGTCTTGCCTGCTgcttcaaaatcaaatcaaataaatatgtttaaatcaaatcacattttatttgtcacatgcttcttaaacaacaggtaggatttgatcttagtcctgtatttacgctttgcctgttttatggttcgtcggaggtcattgcgggatttcttataagcgcagtggtgacccgtcattcagggcagaacCCCATCTGTTGCCTGTTGTGCATGTTATTTTAGCATAAATACATGTcatatatcagtttgcaaacaatgaaaaaacaaacatttttgtTAATAATGCCGCATATAAACATCGgatcttttttgctttcttgagtaaggcagctccaaaatgcaggtgtttcagtttaggtcagtgctttctgtggtggtggggcaaccAGCGGAAAATACAGGGCGTAAGGGTTGgcaatgttctctagttgcgctgtgattggataagtgttctgtcactcatggggacactacgtcactgcaaaatctacagggagagctaagaaattcaagccccttgggtgctgccatattgtagatttacattagaagtgctcaTCCATGAAGGCCCAAGGTccttggccacagataaaattacgtcaaatcacgttacatctaccgtagctttgattggactgatcatgtcaacatcatactttcaaaaccttagctagcaagctagacaagcagtcatcatcataaATTAAGTTGACAAtttactggcaaatccttttcaatccttgtcataaaGAGAAATTATACATAAAACGTTTCAGTGCTCATcgaccattggacataaacattagacaacaagttggaaattgcaaatttaacaaagcaatcactagcctgctattcagtggagagggtgtgtggtccaagtctgggtttaagggtctcttttctaagcttaaaaggataaacacccacatgcaacaccatgggccagaaaagattgaatacattggccatgctgtcaatccagcatgacttctgccgcgttcaaTACAACTGTAAAATCTCAGACTTGTGAGTTCAAgataactgggaactcagaaaaaaacgagctccgactgggaaaatacgttttgaacagtcatccaactcggaattccaagctgagaactcaggcctctttctaaagctccgacctgaagatcactgacagcATGATT is from Salvelinus namaycush isolate Seneca chromosome 28, SaNama_1.0, whole genome shotgun sequence and encodes:
- the LOC120023806 gene encoding protein phosphatase 1 regulatory subunit 14B-like is translated as MAGMASEPVTQSRVMFQSADKKEEPTHRKLGKLTVKYNRKDLQRRLDIEEWIDNQLHLLFDYEKEEITELEIDIDELLELSDTEQRSRLHELLQECEKPKEDFINGLLYRMKGLRKMSGPLKK